CGAAAAGTCAATATCACTCTTGCTAATGTTACTGAGTTTAGCGATCTTGCAAAAAATATCATGATTTCCTGGGAAATGGATAGAGACTCAGAACTCTCATTTAGCAATGCTAAACAACACTATCTAGAAAACCGAATTAGAGACCAAATCAACTATTATCGCAGCAAGATAAAAGCCTCAACATTCACCAATTATATAACGAAGAAATTCTCCAACGCGTTAATGGTCATCGCTATCGTTGGTGCGCTTTGCGCAGTAGGGTTCAAGTTAGCCCACATGGGCGATTATTTTGCCGATTCCGCAATACTCATTTCCGTATTTTTACCGCTACTCGTTGCGGCCTTACTAGCAATTTCCGTGGCGCATGATACCAATCGCCGTGCTCAACGGTACCAAAACATGCTCATGCATTTAGAAACTGCAGATAGAGAAGTGGATACCTCCGTGACTTGGCCAAGTCTTTGGCGAGCAGTAGAAAAATTAGAATATGAATTATTGAATGAAGTTGAGGAATGGCATTCTATGACACGCTTTAGCAATTCTCACTAACACTTAATTTGAATAAGACATGAAACGCATACTAACTTTTGATGGTGGCGGCGTTCGCGGCATTTACTCTTTACAAATTCTAGCGCGTATTGAATCACTGTTTCGTGCGCATAGAAAAAATCCAAACTTAGTTCTGGCCGATGAATTTGATTTTTTTTCAGGCACCAGCACAGGGGCAATGATCGCAGCAGGTTTGTCGTGGGGATTATCGGTGAAAGCGCTTGAAGATTTTTATCTCGAACAAGGTGAAGTGCTATTCGCTCGCGAAAGTTGGAATAAGTTGTGGAAATCAAAATATAAAGAAACCTTTATTAGTGATTTTTTTAAAGCATTATTCTGTGAAGACGACACAGAAAAAACACCTGCCTTACTTGGCAGCAATAAACTCAAAACATTACTACTCATCGTCACCCGAAACGCTAGCACTGGCTCACCTTGGCCCGTCACCAACAATCCTAATGCAATGTACAATCAAAAAATACTGCCTGATTGCAATTTGAATATACCCTTATGGCAATTATTACGCGCTTCGACTGCAGCGCCCGCGTACTTCCCACCACAAGAGATTGAAATTGGAGACCGTGTCGATCTCTTTCTTGATGGTGCCGTTACACAATATAATAACCCAAGCATGATCACTTTACTTACAGCCACTCTGCCACAATACAATATTGGCTGGGAAACCGGGCGCGAAAACATTCATTTAATTTCAATCGGAACAGGCAAAACAAAAACTCGCC
The Gammaproteobacteria bacterium genome window above contains:
- a CDS encoding patatin-like phospholipase family protein — encoded protein: MKRILTFDGGGVRGIYSLQILARIESLFRAHRKNPNLVLADEFDFFSGTSTGAMIAAGLSWGLSVKALEDFYLEQGEVLFARESWNKLWKSKYKETFISDFFKALFCEDDTEKTPALLGSNKLKTLLLIVTRNASTGSPWPVTNNPNAMYNQKILPDCNLNIPLWQLLRASTAAPAYFPPQEIEIGDRVDLFLDGAVTQYNNPSMITLLTATLPQYNIGWETGRENIHLISIGTGKTKTRLTHATAQKVNMIDQLGHFIPAILASAIDNQDMMCRVMGDCLYGETIDSEIGDLRQPSLILESQQLFTYVRYNHLFDKKNSLKLSANDIKIDNLSAIPLLQELGQEYAENAVKMEHLFPGQKTVI